A genome region from Blautia coccoides includes the following:
- a CDS encoding cyclic-di-AMP receptor: MKMIFAIVHKEDEGFVVERLNKERISVTKLASTGGFLRKGNATLMIGTEDDKVEMVLQVIKEECSRRKEMLINPTYSAGTKGPVLGYSAPPVTIDVGGATVFIVNVEQYLKL, encoded by the coding sequence ATGAAAATGATTTTTGCGATCGTGCACAAAGAGGATGAAGGATTCGTGGTAGAACGTCTGAATAAGGAACGCATCAGTGTGACAAAGCTTGCCAGTACAGGCGGATTTTTGAGAAAAGGAAATGCCACGCTGATGATAGGAACTGAGGATGACAAAGTAGAGATGGTGCTCCAGGTCATCAAGGAAGAGTGTTCCAGAAGAAAAGAGATGCTCATCAACCCCACCTATTCGGCCGGAACAAAAGGTCCGGTGCTGGGATATTCCGCACCGCCGGTCACCATTGATGTGGGCGGCGCCACAGTATTTATCGTGAATGTGGAACAATACTTGAAACTGTAA
- a CDS encoding cupin domain-containing protein, with protein sequence MVRKTNVVVQQKVRGGEGTVEFHHILKEEELYGHGKLYAKVVIKPHSSIGMHQHVGNTEPYYVLKGTGIFVDNDGSRTEVHPGDVCVIEPGQSHSMENNTDEDFEMMALIYNEAAK encoded by the coding sequence ATGGTCAGAAAGACAAATGTAGTGGTACAGCAGAAGGTACGAGGCGGAGAGGGCACCGTGGAATTCCACCATATCCTGAAGGAGGAAGAGCTTTACGGACATGGCAAGCTATATGCTAAGGTGGTTATAAAGCCTCACAGCTCCATCGGTATGCATCAGCATGTGGGCAATACGGAGCCGTATTATGTGCTGAAGGGCACAGGGATTTTTGTGGACAATGACGGCAGCCGTACAGAAGTACATCCCGGCGATGTCTGTGTCATTGAACCGGGACAGAGTCACAGTATGGAGAATAACACGGACGAGGATTTTGAGATGATGGCGCTGATCTATAACGAAGCGGCAAAATAA
- a CDS encoding alpha/beta fold hydrolase produces the protein MVHGTAVLKSEYDGLGLSVLWVVPGEGSRGVVQISHGMSENKERYLPFMEYLAKRGYICVIHDHRGHGKSVHSQNELGYLYGGSNKAMVEDLHQVTLWSKEMFPDLPVYLLGHSMGSLVARNYLKYFDNELEKLILTGPPCENPAVNVGLLIAKTQKKHKGGLYPSKLLEAMSFGSFASRFAGEKSRFAWICSDEEVVKEYEQSPLCGFTFTADGFEGLLMLLRETYSKEGWRLQNPELPILFLGGADDPCIGNGRKFVKELQHMRQVGYRHVTGKLYPGMRHEILNEKDKLTVYQNIYQYLEK, from the coding sequence ATGGTACACGGCACAGCGGTATTGAAATCAGAATACGATGGATTGGGGCTGTCTGTTTTGTGGGTAGTGCCCGGGGAGGGAAGCAGGGGTGTAGTACAGATATCCCACGGTATGAGTGAGAATAAGGAACGGTATCTGCCGTTTATGGAATATCTGGCAAAACGCGGATATATCTGTGTTATTCACGACCATCGGGGTCACGGAAAGAGTGTGCACAGCCAGAATGAACTGGGATATCTCTACGGAGGCAGTAATAAAGCCATGGTGGAGGATCTTCATCAGGTGACCTTATGGTCCAAGGAAATGTTTCCGGATCTGCCGGTGTATCTTCTGGGACACAGTATGGGTTCGCTGGTGGCCAGGAACTATCTGAAATATTTTGACAATGAACTGGAAAAGCTGATCCTCACCGGGCCGCCCTGCGAGAATCCGGCGGTGAATGTGGGACTGCTCATTGCAAAAACGCAGAAAAAGCACAAAGGCGGCCTGTATCCCAGCAAGCTGCTGGAGGCCATGTCTTTTGGCTCCTTTGCCAGCCGATTTGCGGGGGAGAAGAGCCGGTTTGCCTGGATATGTTCCGATGAGGAAGTGGTGAAAGAGTATGAGCAGTCGCCTCTTTGCGGCTTTACCTTTACAGCAGACGGCTTTGAAGGACTTTTAATGCTGCTCAGGGAGACGTACAGTAAGGAAGGATGGAGGCTGCAGAATCCAGAACTGCCCATACTGTTCCTGGGAGGCGCGGATGACCCCTGTATCGGCAACGGAAGAAAGTTTGTGAAAGAGCTTCAGCACATGAGGCAGGTGGGCTACCGCCATGTGACAGGAAAGCTCTATCCGGGAATGCGCCATGAAATATTGAACGAAAAAGATAAGTTGACAGTATATCAAAATATTTATCAATATCTAGAAAAATGA
- a CDS encoding ABC transporter ATP-binding protein: MRYQNRKKREVTQLALDKVENAIELRGITKTFGSVVANDHIDLDVRRGEILALLGENGSGKTTLMNMISGIYHPDEGSIHVNGREVVINSPMDAKRLGIGMIHQHFKLVDVFSAMDNVVIGAEGKRIKPKELKEKILELTKKFGLEVEPEKKIYNMSVSEKQTVEILKVLYRNADILILDEPTAVLTPQETQKLFAILRRMKEQGSAIIIITHKLNEVMEISDRVTILRKGRSIDTVNTAETNEKQLTELMVGRPVTLEIDRPKCENVHTRLKVVDLSVKKADGTTALKDLSFEIKAGEILGVAGIAGSGQKELCEAIAGLVPVETGAVLHNKENIIGKTPKQINNLGISLGFVPEDRLGMGLVASMGMVDNMLLKSYDKAKGIFVDRKPAKKLAEELVERLEIMTPNVETPVRLLSGGNVQKVLLGREIESEPSVLITAYPVRGLDINSSYTIYDLLNEQKKKGVAVMFIGEDLDVLLEISDRIMVLCHGEVTGIVDASVTTKEELGLMMTGSKREGVKADG, encoded by the coding sequence ATGCGTTACCAAAACAGAAAGAAACGAGAGGTGACACAGTTGGCTTTAGACAAGGTAGAAAATGCCATTGAGCTGAGAGGTATCACGAAGACATTTGGCAGCGTTGTGGCGAACGACCATATTGACCTGGATGTCAGAAGAGGGGAAATCCTGGCGCTTCTGGGTGAGAACGGTTCCGGAAAAACCACATTGATGAATATGATCTCAGGCATTTATCACCCGGATGAGGGAAGTATCCATGTAAATGGCAGGGAAGTGGTGATCAATTCGCCCATGGATGCCAAAAGACTGGGAATCGGTATGATCCATCAGCATTTTAAACTGGTGGATGTGTTTTCAGCCATGGATAATGTGGTGATCGGTGCAGAGGGAAAGAGGATCAAACCAAAGGAGCTGAAGGAAAAGATACTGGAGCTGACCAAGAAGTTTGGTCTTGAGGTAGAACCTGAGAAAAAGATCTATAATATGTCCGTCAGTGAAAAGCAGACCGTGGAAATTTTGAAGGTGCTGTACAGAAATGCTGACATATTGATCCTGGATGAGCCTACAGCCGTGCTTACGCCCCAGGAGACCCAGAAGCTTTTTGCCATTCTGCGCAGAATGAAAGAGCAGGGAAGCGCTATTATCATTATCACCCACAAGCTGAACGAGGTAATGGAGATCAGTGACCGGGTGACGATCCTGAGAAAAGGCAGGAGTATTGATACGGTAAATACAGCAGAGACCAATGAAAAACAGCTTACTGAGCTGATGGTCGGCCGTCCGGTCACTCTGGAGATAGACCGGCCAAAATGCGAGAATGTACACACCAGACTGAAGGTAGTGGACTTGTCTGTAAAAAAAGCAGACGGAACTACTGCCCTGAAAGATCTGTCTTTTGAGATAAAGGCAGGAGAGATCCTGGGTGTGGCAGGTATCGCGGGCAGCGGGCAGAAGGAGCTGTGCGAAGCTATTGCAGGACTTGTGCCTGTGGAGACCGGCGCTGTTCTGCACAATAAAGAGAATATAATCGGCAAGACCCCGAAGCAGATCAATAACCTGGGCATTAGTCTGGGCTTTGTGCCGGAGGACAGGCTGGGCATGGGCCTTGTGGCTTCTATGGGCATGGTAGACAACATGCTGCTGAAATCCTATGACAAGGCAAAAGGTATTTTTGTGGACAGAAAGCCCGCTAAAAAACTGGCTGAAGAGCTGGTGGAACGGCTGGAGATCATGACGCCTAATGTGGAGACTCCTGTACGCCTGCTCTCAGGCGGTAATGTGCAGAAGGTTCTGCTGGGAAGAGAGATTGAGTCAGAGCCGTCTGTTCTGATCACGGCTTACCCGGTCAGGGGGCTGGATATCAATTCTTCTTACACCATTTACGATCTGCTCAATGAGCAGAAGAAAAAAGGTGTTGCCGTTATGTTTATCGGTGAAGATCTGGATGTGCTTCTGGAAATCTCTGACAGGATCATGGTGCTCTGCCATGGAGAGGTGACAGGTATTGTGGATGCTTCTGTGACAACAAAGGAAGAACTGGGACTGATGATGACCGGATCTAAAAGGGAAGGGGTGAAGGCTGATGGATGA
- a CDS encoding DUF554 domain-containing protein, producing MIGTLVNCAAILTGSFIGSRLKKGIREEHQEIMMQAMGLAATALGINAIVKYMPQSKYPVLFIVSLAIGGLLGEKIHLEDRFKKFVTGFSNGNLAQGLSTAILLFCVGTLSILGPMESALKGDHTYLFTNAMLDFVTSSVLASTFGFGIALAAIVLFFWQGFFYCLALLLAGVMSPAIMAEISIIGGILIFSSGLSILGIKNFRTMNMLPAFLVPAVFFIIRSFL from the coding sequence ATGATAGGAACACTGGTAAACTGCGCTGCGATTTTGACCGGAAGCTTTATTGGCAGCAGACTGAAAAAGGGGATCAGGGAAGAACATCAGGAGATCATGATGCAGGCTATGGGCCTGGCAGCAACTGCACTGGGGATCAACGCCATAGTCAAATACATGCCTCAGAGTAAGTACCCGGTTCTGTTTATTGTGAGTCTAGCTATTGGCGGGCTTCTGGGAGAAAAGATACATCTGGAGGACAGGTTTAAGAAGTTTGTCACCGGGTTTTCCAACGGGAACCTGGCTCAGGGCTTATCCACGGCGATCCTGCTGTTTTGTGTGGGTACCCTGTCTATTCTGGGACCTATGGAGAGTGCCCTGAAGGGGGATCATACGTATCTGTTCACCAATGCCATGCTGGATTTTGTCACATCTTCTGTGCTGGCATCCACATTCGGATTCGGCATTGCACTTGCAGCCATTGTTTTATTTTTCTGGCAGGGATTTTTCTACTGCCTGGCACTGCTGCTGGCCGGGGTCATGAGTCCGGCGATCATGGCAGAAATCTCTATTATCGGAGGTATCCTGATCTTCAGCTCAGGACTCAGCATTCTGGGAATCAAGAATTTCAGAACTATGAACATGCTTCCTGCATTTCTGGTTCCAGCAGTGTTCTTTATCATCAGATCATTCTTATAA
- a CDS encoding BMP family ABC transporter substrate-binding protein, translating into MKKKILGIVLSLTMVGAMLAGCGQQQGAEDKKEETKTEDTKTDDTEKADDADKKEEPADESKTEGSGKFAPVAKEDLKVGVIHITDPAEGSGYTYTHDQGIVEMQKELGLEDSQIIRKNNIPDTDPTKTEQAIRECIEDGCQIIFATSFNYMDTCEQLAEEFPDVIFSHGTGYKSNDTNFNNYFGRIYQARYLSGIVAGMKTESNKIGYVAAMGSENSEVTGGIDAFAIGVAEVNPDAEIHVKVTNSWFSPTEETNAAKALIAEGCDVIGQHCDTPNPQTEAESAGVWGVGYNSDMSKDAPAATLTSVIWNWGVYYTQAVQKVIDGTWTPEIYFGGMDDGLVDITPVNEELCAPGTKEKVEEARRKIMEDGFNVFDGVLETNDGKVVGTEGGTLDDATITGGINWYYKNVIVD; encoded by the coding sequence ATGAAAAAGAAAATTTTAGGTATCGTGTTATCTCTCACAATGGTCGGTGCAATGCTGGCAGGCTGCGGACAGCAGCAGGGAGCTGAAGACAAGAAAGAAGAGACCAAGACGGAAGATACGAAGACGGATGATACCGAAAAAGCAGACGATGCGGACAAGAAGGAAGAGCCTGCTGATGAAAGCAAGACAGAGGGCAGCGGAAAGTTTGCACCGGTGGCAAAGGAAGACCTGAAGGTTGGTGTTATCCATATCACTGACCCGGCAGAAGGTTCCGGATACACTTATACACATGACCAGGGAATCGTTGAGATGCAGAAGGAACTGGGACTGGAAGACAGCCAGATCATCCGCAAGAACAATATCCCGGATACAGACCCCACCAAAACAGAGCAGGCTATCAGAGAATGTATCGAGGACGGATGTCAGATCATTTTCGCAACTAGCTTTAACTACATGGACACCTGTGAGCAGCTTGCAGAGGAATTCCCGGATGTGATCTTCTCTCACGGCACAGGATATAAGTCAAATGATACAAACTTTAACAACTATTTCGGAAGGATTTACCAGGCCAGATATTTATCCGGTATTGTTGCAGGTATGAAGACAGAGAGCAACAAGATCGGTTATGTGGCTGCTATGGGTTCTGAGAACTCTGAGGTTACCGGCGGTATTGACGCGTTTGCCATCGGTGTTGCAGAGGTAAACCCGGATGCGGAGATCCATGTAAAAGTTACAAACAGCTGGTTCTCCCCCACAGAGGAGACAAATGCGGCAAAAGCTCTGATCGCAGAGGGCTGTGACGTGATCGGACAGCACTGTGACACACCAAACCCGCAGACAGAAGCAGAATCTGCAGGTGTATGGGGCGTTGGTTACAACTCTGATATGAGCAAGGACGCTCCGGCAGCAACTCTTACCTCTGTTATCTGGAACTGGGGTGTATATTATACACAGGCAGTTCAGAAGGTGATTGACGGAACATGGACACCTGAGATCTACTTCGGCGGTATGGATGACGGTCTGGTGGACATCACTCCGGTCAACGAGGAACTGTGCGCACCCGGAACCAAAGAAAAAGTGGAAGAAGCCAGAAGAAAGATCATGGAAGATGGCTTCAACGTATTTGACGGTGTTCTGGAGACAAACGACGGAAAAGTTGTTGGAACAGAAGGCGGCACACTGGATGATGCAACTATTACCGGAGGAATCAACTGGTATTACAAGAACGTGATCGTGGATTAA
- a CDS encoding 4Fe-4S binding protein, which translates to MKKLKVTKGAKCMACLECVRACSTSFYKEFDPDKSCIQIIDKKGDAKPMVCVQCGKCAEACPEGAITQNAKGVYMISKKKCTGCGKCVEACPFHVMVKAEDSPTSSKCIACGICAKACPMDVLEVVEG; encoded by the coding sequence ATGAAGAAACTGAAAGTGACAAAAGGCGCAAAGTGTATGGCATGTCTGGAATGTGTAAGAGCCTGTTCAACAAGCTTTTATAAGGAGTTTGACCCAGACAAATCCTGTATCCAGATCATTGACAAAAAGGGCGATGCAAAACCAATGGTCTGTGTACAGTGCGGAAAATGCGCGGAGGCCTGTCCGGAGGGCGCGATCACACAGAATGCAAAAGGCGTTTACATGATCAGCAAGAAAAAATGTACCGGCTGCGGCAAATGTGTTGAGGCATGTCCTTTCCATGTAATGGTAAAGGCAGAGGACTCACCTACAAGCAGCAAATGTATCGCCTGCGGTATCTGTGCGAAAGCATGTCCAATGGATGTACTGGAAGTTGTAGAAGGCTAA
- a CDS encoding LysR family transcriptional regulator: protein MNSRQLQYVVTLAEEKNFTKAAKRLIIAQPSLSQYISKLENELGHTLFDRTTTPLRLTVAGELYVEMARRILDMEAQTEKCFNDMQNNQYGRLIIGAAPHRSRCVLAGRIPRLLEKYPNYSIVLREYPYYQMMKSLDNGDMDLCIATAPFDDVKYVVEEIMEEEILLAVPREHPVNQHLTILSEPDGNSPYAAVDIAEFRDMLFLTVNEGNGMYDITFDLCWEAGFRPRKTIECGSFDVCRDLVEAGVGVTLLLSSIAEYGDNQRGLQCYRLVQAPPPRKIAAIYRKKHYVPNAVQDLIEILKEK from the coding sequence ATGAATAGCAGACAGTTGCAGTATGTGGTCACCCTGGCAGAAGAAAAAAATTTTACCAAGGCAGCCAAACGCCTTATCATTGCTCAGCCATCTCTGAGCCAATATATCAGCAAACTGGAAAATGAACTGGGACATACACTGTTTGACCGGACTACAACACCTCTTCGACTGACTGTGGCAGGAGAGCTGTATGTGGAAATGGCCCGCCGCATCCTGGATATGGAGGCGCAGACGGAAAAATGTTTTAATGATATGCAGAACAATCAGTATGGACGGCTGATCATTGGGGCAGCGCCTCACCGAAGCCGCTGTGTGCTGGCAGGCCGAATACCGCGGCTGCTTGAAAAGTATCCCAATTATTCCATTGTTCTACGGGAATATCCTTATTATCAGATGATGAAAAGCCTGGATAACGGTGATATGGATCTGTGTATTGCCACAGCTCCCTTTGATGATGTGAAATATGTGGTTGAGGAAATCATGGAGGAAGAAATTCTGTTGGCGGTACCCAGAGAGCATCCTGTCAATCAGCATCTCACTATTTTAAGTGAGCCCGATGGCAATTCTCCCTACGCTGCTGTGGATATAGCAGAATTCCGGGATATGCTCTTTCTGACTGTAAATGAAGGAAATGGAATGTACGATATTACCTTTGACTTGTGCTGGGAGGCAGGCTTTCGTCCTCGGAAGACGATTGAATGCGGAAGCTTTGATGTATGCAGAGATTTGGTGGAAGCGGGAGTGGGTGTTACCCTTTTATTGTCCAGTATTGCGGAGTATGGAGATAATCAGAGAGGACTGCAGTGTTACCGGCTGGTACAGGCTCCGCCGCCCCGGAAGATTGCGGCTATTTATCGTAAAAAGCATTATGTACCCAATGCGGTGCAGGATCTGATAGAAATCTTAAAGGAAAAATAG